In Chthoniobacterales bacterium, a single genomic region encodes these proteins:
- a CDS encoding urease accessory protein UreD produces the protein MTAGAALHGHLHLVCERDAATGRTFVGAQSFAAPMHLSKPHWDGRTLIINAVNPTAGLFSGDTVEISVAARPAASALFTSPSASRVHRARADEPAAHVRQRFTVDAGGWLEVCPEMLIAQAGSRYEQESTLEVTGNGGLLFVDCLAPGRVASGEVFAFEKVRCRTRLTVDGELVAVENCRLSPGDHSLHPLRVHHEHSYHATWFAVLPDPVAPGPFVRSVSALSGDRVASGASALNPRAFVGKILAADSPSMRKAITGVRELVYAQAGRDLPLWRKL, from the coding sequence ATGACCGCCGGCGCGGCCTTGCATGGGCACCTGCACCTCGTCTGCGAGCGCGATGCCGCCACCGGCCGCACCTTTGTCGGCGCGCAATCCTTTGCCGCGCCCATGCACCTCAGCAAGCCGCATTGGGACGGCCGCACGCTCATCATCAATGCGGTGAACCCCACCGCCGGTCTCTTTTCCGGCGACACCGTCGAGATTTCCGTCGCCGCCCGCCCTGCCGCGAGCGCGCTCTTCACCAGTCCCAGCGCGAGCCGCGTCCATCGGGCGCGCGCGGATGAGCCCGCCGCGCACGTCCGCCAGCGGTTCACCGTCGATGCCGGGGGCTGGCTCGAGGTCTGTCCGGAGATGCTCATCGCCCAGGCCGGTTCCCGCTACGAGCAGGAGAGCACGCTGGAGGTCACCGGCAATGGTGGCCTGCTCTTCGTGGACTGCCTCGCCCCTGGCCGCGTCGCCAGCGGGGAAGTCTTCGCCTTCGAGAAAGTGCGCTGCCGCACGCGACTCACCGTCGACGGCGAGCTGGTCGCCGTGGAGAACTGCCGCCTCTCGCCCGGAGATCACAGCCTGCACCCGTTGCGCGTGCACCACGAGCACTCCTACCACGCGACGTGGTTCGCCGTCCTTCCCGACCCGGTCGCGCCCGGCCCCTTCGTGAGATCCGTCAGCGCGCTCAGCGGCGACCGCGTGGCGTCCGGAGCAAGCGCGCTAAATCCGCGAGCCTTCGTGGGAAAGATCCTCGCCGCGGACAGCCCGTCCATGCGCAAGGCGATCACCGGCGTCCGAGAACTCGTCTACGCCCAGG